One genomic window of Choristoneura fumiferana chromosome 14, NRCan_CFum_1, whole genome shotgun sequence includes the following:
- the LOC141434595 gene encoding uncharacterized protein, whose protein sequence is MPLSSLRCCCSGGTLVLTAALTLLLVPSVPDLVTRLHDDDKPRAHVAPPLPRFSVERLRALCPPLDLFATVIMLVVGFLIYLCEWIQRKLMERRIVKVNKYLLASVERLRAWDAQQEQVESTLRLVQGAAGEYNLLLFLLLRRRRASPACPARPACYLDKDLDDDRG, encoded by the exons ATGCCGCTGAGCTCGCTGCGCTGCTGCTGCTCGGGCGGCACGCTGGTGCTGACGGCGGCGCTGACGCTGCTGCTGGTGCCCAGCGTGCCCGACCTGGTCACGCGCCTGCACGACGACGACAAACCGCGCGCGCACGtcgcgccgccgctgccgcgctTCTCGGTCGAGCGCCTGCGAGCGCTCTGCCCGCCGCTCGACCTTTTCGCCACCGTCATTATGCTCGTCGTCGGATTCTTAATATATCTCTGCGAGTGGATACAGAGAAAACTGATGGAGAGAAGGATAGTTAAG GTGAACAAGTACTTATTGGCAAGCGTGGAGCGGTTGCGGGCGTGGGACGCGCAGCAGGAGCAGGTGGAGAGCACGCTGCGGCTGGTGCAGGGCGCGGCCGGCGAGTACAACCTGCTGCTGTTCCTGctgctgcgccggcgccgcgccagCCCCGCCTGCCCCGCCCGCCCCGCCTGCTACCTCGACAAAGACCTCGACGACGACCGCGGCTAG
- the LOC141434594 gene encoding uroporphyrinogen-III synthase-like: protein MKRVVLFKSESEDYRRAFSDHDYEVIFVEPLHFTYVNLAELDEKLNDKGYTGLIVTSPRAVEAAAQRWTVGKFEVWRARRLYAVGAASARQARGRLGLDVRGAAAGSAAALADLVLAENTDPAKFLFPCGNLSSETLPDMLQSKGISVDSLTVYETKENENLREELIKLSALECSLCCMVFFSPSGCEYIHRQLQTFSNGLTQLPYFAIGNSTAHKIENLGVEIAGVAEKPTPESITESVQKYFASGASS from the coding sequence ATGAAGAGAGTCGTACTGTTCAAGAGCGAATCGGAGGACTACCGCAGGGCGTTCAGCGATCACGACTACGAGGTTATATTCGTCGAGCCGCTTCACTTCACGTACGTCAACCTGGCAGAGTTGGACGAGAAGCTGAACGACAAAGGCTACACGGGGCTGATAGTGACGAGCCCGCGCGCCGTGGAGGCGGCCGCCCAGCGCTGGACCGTGGGCAAGTTCGAGGTGTGGCGCGCGCGACGCCTATACGCGGTGGGCGCCGCCAGCGCGCGGCAGGCGCGGGGCCGGCTCGGCCTGGACGTGCGCGGCGCCGCCGCCGGGAGCGCCGCCGCGCTGGCAGACCTCGTGCTCGCCGAGAACACGGACCCGGCCAAATTCCTATTCCCCTGTGGTAATTTGAGCTCTGAAACTCTTCCGGACATGCTTCAATCTAAGGGAATCTCAGTGGACTCTCTGACTGTGTATGAAACTAAGGAAAATGAGAATTTAAGAGAAGAACTCATCAAACTGAGCGCATTGGAATGCAGTCTCTGTTGCATGGTGTTCTTCAGCCCGTCAGGCTGTGAGTACATCCACCGCCAGCTGCAAACCTTCAGCAACGGGCTGACACAGCTGCCTTACTTCGCCATCGGCAACTCCACGGCCCACAAGATAGAGAACCTGGGTGTGGAGATAGCAGGTGTTGCTGAGAAACCCACCCCGGAGAGTATTACGGaatcagtacaaaaatattttgcttcTGGTGCTTCAAGTTAG